The Salana multivorans genome window below encodes:
- a CDS encoding Fur family transcriptional regulator: MPDLSGHAVGQPQRMTTQRRAIAEVLGSVEDFRSAQQLHELLRSTGKRIGLATVYRALAGMAETGEIDAIRGPDGETRYRRCELRVHHHHLVCRSCGATVELDARTVEGWVNALGAQHAYTDVEHTVELFGLCPACSARA; the protein is encoded by the coding sequence ATGCCGGACCTGAGCGGCCACGCGGTCGGCCAGCCCCAGCGCATGACGACGCAGCGACGCGCCATCGCCGAGGTGCTCGGGTCGGTCGAGGACTTCCGCTCAGCGCAGCAGCTCCACGAGCTCCTGCGCTCCACCGGCAAGCGCATCGGGCTGGCGACCGTCTACCGCGCGCTCGCGGGGATGGCCGAGACCGGCGAGATCGACGCGATCCGCGGCCCCGACGGCGAGACGCGCTACCGCCGGTGCGAGCTGCGCGTGCACCACCACCACCTCGTCTGCCGCTCCTGCGGCGCGACGGTCGAGCTCGACGCCCGCACCGTCGAGGGCTGGGTCAACGCGCTCGGCGCGCAGCACGCGTACACGGACGTCGAGCACACCGTCGAGCTGTTCGGGCTCTGCCCGGCGTGCTCCGCGCGCGCGTGA
- a CDS encoding metal ABC transporter permease has product MEMIVEILTSQLMQRALVAAVLVGAAAPVVGTFLVQRRLALLGDGIGHIALTGVAAGWLVGAVVGLTPRDVLALPGAMVAAVLGAVAIEWVRAKGRITGDVALAILFYGGIAGGVLLIQIAGGTSSNLMSYLFGSIATVSTGDLVWTAGLALLVLAVGIGLRGPLFAVSNDEDFARASGLPVQLLTSLLAALAAVTVTVAMRVVGLLLVSALMIVPVATAQAFARSFSRTMAWASGIGVVVSIAGLCLTYAYDLPPGALIVVLAIALYAIASAVAHHRRARLTAPGDDGAPPSEVDDVHLRDHDDADGEQGEACRT; this is encoded by the coding sequence ATGGAGATGATCGTCGAGATCCTCACGTCCCAGCTCATGCAGCGGGCGCTCGTCGCGGCCGTCCTGGTCGGCGCCGCCGCGCCGGTGGTCGGGACGTTCCTCGTCCAGCGCCGGCTCGCGCTGCTCGGCGACGGCATCGGCCACATCGCCCTCACGGGCGTCGCGGCCGGCTGGCTCGTCGGCGCGGTCGTCGGGCTGACCCCCCGCGACGTGCTGGCCCTGCCCGGGGCCATGGTGGCGGCCGTGCTCGGCGCCGTCGCGATCGAGTGGGTGCGCGCCAAGGGCCGCATCACGGGGGACGTCGCCCTCGCCATCCTGTTCTACGGCGGCATCGCCGGCGGCGTCCTGCTCATCCAGATCGCCGGGGGCACGAGCTCCAACCTCATGAGCTACCTGTTCGGCTCGATCGCGACCGTCTCGACGGGCGACCTGGTCTGGACCGCCGGCCTCGCGCTGCTCGTGCTCGCCGTGGGGATCGGGCTGCGCGGACCGCTGTTCGCCGTGAGCAACGACGAGGACTTCGCGCGCGCCTCGGGTCTGCCGGTCCAGCTCCTCACGTCGCTCCTCGCCGCGCTGGCCGCCGTCACCGTGACGGTCGCGATGCGCGTCGTCGGCCTCCTGCTCGTCTCGGCGCTCATGATCGTCCCGGTCGCCACCGCCCAGGCGTTCGCCCGCTCGTTCTCCCGTACGATGGCATGGGCCAGCGGCATCGGTGTGGTCGTCTCCATCGCGGGACTGTGCCTCACCTACGCCTACGACCTGCCACCGGGCGCCCTCATCGTGGTGCTCGCGATCGCGCTCTACGCGATCGCGTCCGCGGTGGCGCACCACCGCCGCGCCCGGCTCACCGCGCCGGGCGACGACGGGGCACCACCCTCGGAGGTGGACGACGTCCACCTCCGAGACCACGACGATGCCGACGGAGAACAGGGGGAGGCATGCCGGACCTGA
- a CDS encoding metal ABC transporter ATP-binding protein, which yields MTAASGARATSASAAVPGSATPALAARDVSVVLSGRRILSGVDLTVGAGEVVALLGANGSGKSTLVKACLGIVPLAAGRVELFGDRQGDAPWPRIGYVPQRQAAATGVPTTALEVVRAGALSDGARRGLFGGRWRRATRDAALEALAAMDLAHAADRPVQELSGGQHQRVLIARALVRRPDLLVLDEPTTGIDLATIEAFVATIGRMRAAGTSVLVVLHETEAFAPLLDRAVVLRHGRVVHDGQLPPAHPGHGGAPGHVHEHAHPHAEPYRAEPVIGLSDVAPDAMGGEE from the coding sequence GTGACCGCCGCGTCCGGGGCGCGCGCGACGTCCGCCTCAGCGGCTGTCCCCGGATCCGCGACGCCGGCGCTGGCCGCGCGCGACGTCTCCGTCGTGCTCTCGGGTCGCCGGATCCTCTCCGGCGTCGACCTCACGGTCGGTGCCGGGGAGGTCGTCGCGCTGCTCGGCGCCAACGGGTCGGGCAAGTCGACCCTCGTCAAGGCGTGCCTCGGCATCGTGCCGCTCGCCGCCGGGCGGGTCGAGCTGTTCGGTGATCGACAGGGCGACGCGCCGTGGCCACGGATCGGGTACGTCCCGCAGCGCCAGGCGGCGGCGACCGGCGTGCCGACGACGGCGCTCGAGGTCGTCCGCGCCGGCGCGCTGTCCGACGGGGCGCGACGCGGGCTGTTCGGCGGGCGCTGGCGTCGCGCGACGCGCGACGCGGCGCTGGAGGCCCTCGCCGCGATGGACCTGGCCCACGCGGCCGACCGACCGGTCCAGGAGCTCTCCGGCGGGCAGCACCAGCGGGTGCTCATCGCCCGGGCGCTCGTCCGCCGGCCGGACCTGCTCGTCCTGGACGAGCCGACCACGGGGATCGACCTCGCCACGATCGAGGCGTTCGTCGCCACGATCGGGCGGATGCGCGCCGCGGGCACGTCCGTGCTCGTCGTGCTCCACGAGACCGAGGCGTTCGCCCCCCTGCTCGACCGCGCCGTCGTGCTGCGGCACGGCCGCGTCGTCCACGACGGGCAGCTCCCGCCGGCCCACCCGGGTCACGGCGGGGCGCCCGGGCACGTGCACGAGCACGCCCACCCGCACGCCGAGCCGTACCGCGCGGAGCCCGTCATCGGCCTCTCGGACGTCGCGCCCGACGCGATGGGGGGCGAGGAGTGA
- a CDS encoding metal ABC transporter substrate-binding protein — protein sequence MSAPPRSSSHRPLRRLAAVAIATTVAAGTLTACGSGGSGGSGDATVNVVTELYPFTWLVEEIGGDRVDVTQLMPPGGEIHSFELSPRQVDQLGRADLAVVTRGAAAAVDDALAENTPGVVVDVADIVTLLPAVAHDDEHDEDEHEGEGEADEHDGDADHDEHDHGDFDTHTWLAIPELPKVAEAIGAALAEIDPDGAAEYEASAAAVSTRLAELDTAYRDGLASCSSTAFLITHPSFGYVANAYGLEQIGIGGIDSETEPSPARIAEVSKIAVAEGATVVFFPGTSNPKVADVLAEDLGLRVDHLDELTAAEPGTDLVGLAEDNLATLRDALGCS from the coding sequence ATGTCTGCTCCGCCCCGCTCGTCCTCCCACCGCCCCCTCCGCCGCCTCGCGGCAGTCGCGATCGCCACCACCGTCGCCGCCGGCACGCTCACTGCGTGCGGCTCGGGCGGCTCGGGCGGCTCCGGTGACGCGACGGTGAACGTGGTGACGGAGCTCTACCCGTTCACCTGGCTGGTCGAGGAGATCGGCGGGGACCGCGTCGACGTCACCCAGCTCATGCCCCCGGGCGGGGAGATCCACTCGTTCGAGCTCTCCCCCCGCCAGGTCGACCAGCTCGGCCGGGCCGACCTCGCCGTCGTCACCCGGGGCGCCGCAGCCGCCGTCGACGACGCTCTCGCGGAGAACACGCCCGGAGTCGTCGTGGACGTCGCCGACATCGTGACGCTGCTGCCGGCCGTCGCACACGACGACGAGCACGACGAGGACGAGCACGAGGGCGAGGGCGAGGCGGACGAGCACGACGGCGACGCGGATCACGACGAGCACGACCACGGCGACTTCGACACGCACACGTGGCTCGCGATCCCGGAGCTGCCGAAGGTCGCCGAGGCGATCGGGGCGGCGCTGGCCGAGATCGACCCGGACGGCGCCGCCGAGTACGAGGCGAGCGCGGCGGCGGTGAGCACGCGGCTCGCCGAGCTGGACACCGCGTACCGCGACGGGCTCGCGAGCTGCTCGAGCACCGCGTTCCTCATCACGCACCCGTCGTTCGGCTACGTCGCGAACGCGTACGGGCTGGAGCAGATCGGGATCGGCGGCATCGACTCGGAGACCGAGCCCTCCCCCGCCCGCATCGCCGAGGTGAGCAAGATCGCCGTGGCCGAGGGGGCGACGGTCGTGTTCTTCCCCGGCACCTCCAACCCGAAGGTGGCGGACGTCCTCGCGGAGGACCTCGGCCTGCGGGTCGACCACCTCGACGAGCTGACGGCCGCCGAGCCGGGCACCGACCTCGTCGGCCTCGCCGAGGACAACCTCGCGACCCTGCGCGACGCCCTCGGGTGCTCGTGA
- the nhaA gene encoding Na+/H+ antiporter NhaA — protein sequence MSSSPTSTAPVSWLRRETTSGILLLAAAAIALAWANSPWRDGYATLSGLTLGPASLHLDLTLAQWASDGLLAIFFLVVGLELSHELRAGALRHPRTAAVPMLAAVGGMVVPALVLVAVVTLLGDPGARHGWAIPTATDIAFALGVLAVFGRGLPRALRLFLLTLAVVDDLLAIVVIAVFYSSDVALLPLVGAVGCVAAFAVVVRRTWARWWLLTPLGVAAWALLHASGVHATVAAVAVGLCVPAGSVPGETEPRTLRYEHLVRPWSTALALPVFAFFAAGVSVVGTGEGGGVVAQPVVAGVAAGLVLGKVSGVLGTTWLVTRLTRLRLPDAVGLRDLLPVGLLCGIGFTVSLLIAELSFPDGEHTAGAKIAVLIGSLVSAVLGAALLRWDARRARSADMNEDGEPDTDAAVL from the coding sequence GTGAGCTCCTCCCCCACCTCCACCGCGCCCGTGTCCTGGCTGCGTCGCGAGACGACCAGCGGCATCCTGCTGCTCGCCGCCGCCGCGATCGCGCTCGCCTGGGCCAACTCCCCGTGGCGGGACGGCTACGCCACCCTGTCCGGCCTCACGCTCGGCCCGGCCTCGCTCCACCTCGACCTCACCCTGGCGCAGTGGGCGTCCGACGGGCTGCTCGCGATCTTCTTCCTCGTCGTCGGCCTCGAGCTGTCGCACGAGCTGCGGGCCGGGGCGCTGCGCCATCCGCGGACGGCCGCCGTGCCGATGCTCGCGGCGGTCGGCGGGATGGTGGTGCCGGCTCTCGTCCTCGTCGCCGTGGTGACGCTGCTCGGCGATCCCGGCGCGCGGCACGGCTGGGCGATCCCGACGGCCACCGACATCGCCTTCGCCCTCGGCGTCCTCGCCGTGTTCGGCCGCGGTCTCCCCCGGGCGCTGCGGCTGTTCCTGCTGACGCTCGCCGTCGTCGACGACCTGCTTGCCATCGTCGTCATCGCGGTCTTCTACAGCTCGGACGTCGCGCTCCTCCCGCTGGTCGGCGCGGTGGGCTGCGTCGCGGCGTTCGCCGTCGTCGTGCGCCGGACGTGGGCGCGCTGGTGGCTGCTCACGCCGCTCGGTGTCGCGGCCTGGGCGCTGCTGCACGCGTCGGGCGTCCACGCGACGGTGGCGGCCGTCGCCGTCGGGCTGTGCGTGCCGGCCGGCTCCGTGCCGGGCGAGACGGAGCCGCGGACGCTGCGCTACGAGCACCTGGTCCGGCCGTGGTCGACGGCGCTCGCCCTGCCGGTGTTCGCCTTCTTCGCCGCCGGGGTGAGCGTCGTCGGGACCGGCGAGGGTGGTGGCGTCGTCGCGCAGCCGGTCGTCGCGGGCGTCGCGGCGGGTCTCGTCCTCGGCAAGGTGAGCGGCGTCCTCGGGACGACGTGGCTCGTGACGCGGCTGACCCGGCTGCGGCTGCCCGACGCCGTCGGCCTGCGCGACCTCCTGCCGGTCGGCCTCCTGTGCGGCATCGGCTTCACCGTGTCGCTGCTCATCGCCGAGCTCTCCTTCCCCGACGGGGAGCACACGGCCGGGGCGAAGATCGCGGTGCTGATCGGCAGCCTGGTCTCGGCCGTGCTGGGTGCGGCGCTCCTGCGCTGGGACGCCCGGCGCGCGCGCTCCGCCGACATGAACGAGGACGGGGAGCCGGACACCGACGCCGCCGTGCTGTGA
- a CDS encoding glycine--tRNA ligase: protein MAASRLDSVIALAKHRGFVFQSGEIYGGSRSAWDYGPLGVELKENIKRQWWRAMVQRREDVVGLDSAVILPRQVWVASGHVGVFTDPLTECLSCHKRFREDQLIEEFEHKKGRAPQGGLAEVPCPACGTRGQWTEPRDFNMMLKTYLGPVEDESGLHYLRPETAQGIFVNFGNVSTSARRRPPFGIAQIGKSFRNEITPGNFIFRTREFEQMEMEFFVAPGTDAEWHQYWIDTRTDWYVDLGIDRENLRLYEHPQEKLSHYSTRTVDIEYRFGFAGGDWGELEGIANRTDFDLTTHSEHSGKDLSFFDQATGERWVPYVIEPAAGLTRSLMAFLVEAYTEDEAPNTKGGVDKRTVLRLDPRLAPVKAAVLPLSRSEELPEKARALAAELREDWNVDYDDAGAIGRRYRRQDEIGTPFCVTVDFDTATDQAVTIRERDTMSQERVALDRVHAYLAERLRGA from the coding sequence GTGGCCGCAAGCCGTCTCGATTCCGTCATCGCCCTCGCCAAGCACCGGGGGTTCGTCTTCCAGTCGGGAGAGATCTACGGCGGTTCCCGCTCGGCCTGGGACTACGGGCCCCTCGGCGTGGAGCTCAAGGAGAACATCAAGCGGCAGTGGTGGCGCGCGATGGTGCAGCGCCGCGAGGACGTCGTGGGGCTCGACTCGGCCGTCATCCTGCCGCGTCAGGTGTGGGTGGCCTCGGGCCACGTCGGCGTCTTCACCGACCCGCTGACGGAGTGCCTGTCCTGCCACAAGCGGTTCCGCGAGGACCAGCTCATCGAGGAGTTCGAGCACAAGAAGGGCCGGGCGCCGCAGGGCGGGCTGGCCGAGGTGCCCTGCCCCGCGTGCGGCACCCGCGGCCAGTGGACCGAGCCGCGCGACTTCAACATGATGCTCAAGACCTACCTCGGCCCCGTCGAGGACGAGTCCGGCCTGCACTACCTGCGGCCCGAGACGGCCCAGGGCATCTTCGTGAACTTCGGCAACGTCTCGACCTCCGCCCGCCGGCGCCCGCCGTTCGGCATCGCGCAGATCGGCAAGTCGTTCCGCAACGAGATCACGCCCGGCAACTTCATCTTCCGCACGCGCGAGTTCGAGCAGATGGAGATGGAGTTCTTCGTCGCGCCCGGGACGGACGCCGAGTGGCACCAGTACTGGATCGACACGCGCACGGACTGGTACGTCGACCTCGGGATTGACCGCGAGAACCTGCGCCTGTACGAGCACCCGCAGGAGAAGCTCTCGCACTACTCGACGCGCACCGTCGACATCGAGTACCGGTTCGGCTTCGCCGGCGGGGACTGGGGCGAGCTCGAGGGCATCGCCAACCGCACGGACTTCGACCTCACGACGCACTCGGAGCACTCGGGCAAGGACCTGTCCTTCTTCGACCAGGCGACGGGCGAGCGCTGGGTTCCGTACGTCATCGAGCCGGCGGCCGGTCTCACGCGCTCGCTCATGGCCTTCCTCGTCGAGGCGTACACCGAGGACGAGGCGCCCAACACCAAGGGCGGCGTCGACAAGCGCACCGTGCTCCGGCTCGACCCGCGGCTCGCGCCCGTCAAGGCGGCCGTCCTGCCGCTCTCGCGGTCCGAGGAGCTGCCGGAGAAGGCGCGGGCGCTCGCGGCCGAGCTGCGCGAGGACTGGAACGTCGACTACGACGACGCCGGCGCCATCGGCCGGCGCTACCGCCGCCAGGACGAGATCGGCACGCCGTTCTGCGTCACGGTCGACTTCGACACGGCGACCGACCAGGCGGTGACGATCCGCGAGCGCGACACGATGAGCCAGGAGCGCGTGGCGCTGGACCGCGTCCACGCCTACCTGGCGGAGCGTCTGCGCGGGGCCTGA
- a CDS encoding YibE/F family protein, producing the protein MGGAHARPDDPDDQREAVPGGGDGADDAARTGGGLLAGGRRRTRGGGAGRDGGAHGGHAHVGHGHGEQLVLPEAERRRARILLSAIVLPLLLATVAGLFALWPRGETIAGTVAMTAPGVSFETARVTSVDLDADPAVRAVLLTGPGTGAEIPVGVPPEVLAQPIPIGAKIQVIFERSGLDSGAPFIFVDYVRDVPLLWLVAIYVVGVAAVARWRGLAAMVGLAASLGVIGLFVLPALMGGTSPLLVALVGSSAMMFVSVYLAHGISIRTTTALLGTFAGLAVTTLLALWSADATRLIGTGSEDGYHVAGTFPEMSLRALLVCGFVIAGLGALNDVTITQASAVWELHGADPGATRLSVFGRAMRIGRDHIASTVYTLAFAYVGTALPLLLVMAIYDRSLGALLTSGALAEEIVRTLVSSIGLILAIPITTAIAAALVRTSRAGRVGGEPTPVEA; encoded by the coding sequence ATGGGCGGCGCGCACGCGCGTCCGGACGACCCGGACGACCAGCGGGAGGCCGTCCCCGGCGGCGGGGACGGCGCCGACGACGCGGCGCGCACCGGCGGCGGCCTGCTCGCTGGCGGTCGACGCCGGACGCGCGGCGGTGGCGCCGGTCGTGACGGTGGTGCCCACGGTGGACACGCCCACGTCGGTCACGGTCACGGCGAGCAGCTCGTGCTCCCCGAGGCGGAGCGTCGCCGCGCGCGCATCCTCCTGAGCGCGATCGTCCTCCCCCTGCTGCTGGCGACGGTGGCCGGGCTGTTCGCGCTGTGGCCGCGCGGGGAGACGATCGCCGGGACCGTCGCGATGACGGCGCCGGGGGTCTCGTTCGAGACGGCCCGCGTCACCTCCGTCGATCTCGACGCCGACCCCGCGGTGCGCGCCGTGCTGCTGACCGGACCCGGGACGGGCGCGGAGATCCCCGTCGGGGTGCCGCCCGAGGTGCTGGCCCAGCCGATCCCGATCGGCGCGAAGATCCAGGTGATCTTCGAGCGGTCCGGGCTGGACTCGGGTGCGCCGTTCATCTTCGTCGACTACGTGCGCGACGTCCCGCTGCTCTGGCTCGTCGCGATCTACGTCGTGGGCGTCGCGGCCGTCGCGCGGTGGCGCGGGCTCGCGGCCATGGTCGGGCTCGCGGCGTCCCTCGGCGTCATCGGGCTGTTCGTCCTCCCGGCGCTGATGGGCGGGACGTCGCCGCTGCTCGTCGCGCTCGTCGGCTCGAGCGCCATGATGTTCGTCTCGGTGTACCTGGCGCACGGCATCTCGATCCGGACGACGACCGCCCTGCTCGGCACGTTCGCCGGCCTCGCGGTGACGACGCTCCTCGCGCTCTGGTCGGCCGACGCCACCCGGCTCATCGGCACCGGGTCGGAGGACGGCTACCACGTCGCCGGGACGTTCCCCGAGATGTCGCTGCGGGCGTTGCTCGTGTGTGGCTTCGTCATCGCCGGCCTCGGCGCGCTCAACGACGTGACGATCACGCAGGCCTCGGCCGTGTGGGAGCTGCACGGGGCGGATCCCGGGGCGACCCGGCTGAGCGTGTTCGGCCGGGCCATGCGGATCGGGCGCGACCACATCGCCTCGACGGTCTACACGCTCGCGTTCGCCTACGTCGGCACGGCGCTCCCGCTGCTGCTCGTCATGGCGATCTACGACCGCTCGCTCGGTGCCCTGCTCACCTCGGGCGCGCTCGCCGAGGAGATCGTGCGCACGCTCGTGTCCTCGATCGGCCTCATCCTCGCCATCCCGATCACGACGGCGATCGCCGCCGCGCTCGTGCGGACGTCCCGCGCGGGACGCGTCGGTGGCGAGCCGACGCCGGTCGAGGCCTGA
- a CDS encoding RNA polymerase sigma factor yields the protein MPDPFVVFYREHYRLVLTIAQQRLGGLHEAEDVTAEVFRVAWLRYQETGEITLPWVYQTLRNVVGTEYRRRSRAPITGAEEELLALVRDDDGAIDTRVVVRRELAAIDERDRELLYMAFWEDLRPDEIAAILGCRTATVRVRLHRARARLRTRLAAALASLEGEVRDGRP from the coding sequence GTGCCCGATCCGTTCGTCGTGTTCTACCGGGAGCACTACCGCCTCGTCCTGACCATTGCGCAGCAGCGGCTCGGTGGTCTCCACGAGGCCGAGGACGTCACCGCCGAGGTGTTCCGCGTCGCCTGGCTGCGCTACCAGGAGACCGGCGAGATCACCCTCCCGTGGGTCTACCAGACGCTCCGGAACGTCGTCGGGACGGAGTACCGCCGACGGTCGCGCGCGCCGATCACCGGCGCCGAGGAGGAGCTGCTCGCCCTGGTCCGGGACGACGACGGCGCGATCGACACCCGCGTCGTCGTCCGGCGCGAGCTCGCCGCCATCGACGAGCGGGACCGCGAGCTTCTCTACATGGCGTTCTGGGAGGACCTGCGTCCGGACGAGATCGCCGCGATCCTCGGCTGCCGCACGGCGACGGTCCGGGTCCGGCTCCACCGCGCCCGCGCCCGGCTGCGGACGAGGCTCGCGGCGGCGCTCGCATCGCTCGAGGGGGAGGTACGTGATGGACGACCGTGA